Proteins encoded within one genomic window of Microbacterium sp. zg-B185:
- a CDS encoding glycosyltransferase family 2 protein produces MSTPAAVTVIVPGHDVARYAADALASLRAQSMPDWTAILVDDASTDATAEVFAAAAAADPRFRFVRHEQRAGLGAARNTGLDLVETPFLGFLDADDTFTPNALQRLLGVLDQSGSDFALGAYVRLRPDDTGGYRLGEVQPWVRASSAPERRGTTIDEHPEASANIVAWSKVSRTDFWQRTGLRFPEGRLYEDQIVAQQMYARARRFDTVPDVVAHWRVRADGSSITQREAQLDVLRDCLAAMDAGLRVLESTGHPLAAQARLGQLLRMDVPRLAQIARTHPDAAYRRALGAFTREIWARAGSARADLDAASATVVDAARLW; encoded by the coding sequence GTGAGCACCCCCGCCGCAGTCACCGTCATCGTGCCCGGCCACGACGTCGCCCGGTACGCCGCCGATGCTCTGGCGTCGCTGCGCGCGCAGAGCATGCCGGATTGGACGGCGATCCTGGTGGACGATGCGTCCACGGATGCCACCGCCGAGGTGTTCGCCGCCGCTGCGGCGGCCGACCCGCGGTTCCGGTTCGTGCGGCACGAGCAGCGGGCCGGACTGGGCGCCGCCCGCAACACCGGCCTGGACCTGGTCGAGACGCCCTTCCTCGGCTTCCTCGACGCAGATGACACGTTCACGCCGAACGCACTGCAGCGACTGCTCGGCGTGCTCGATCAGAGCGGCAGCGACTTCGCTCTCGGCGCCTATGTGCGGCTGCGACCCGACGACACCGGCGGGTACCGCCTGGGTGAGGTGCAGCCGTGGGTCCGCGCCTCCAGCGCCCCGGAGCGGCGCGGCACGACGATCGACGAGCACCCCGAGGCGTCGGCCAACATCGTGGCCTGGTCGAAGGTGAGCCGCACCGACTTCTGGCAGCGGACCGGCCTGCGCTTCCCCGAGGGTCGCCTGTACGAGGATCAGATCGTGGCGCAGCAGATGTACGCCCGGGCGCGCCGCTTCGACACCGTCCCGGATGTCGTGGCGCACTGGCGGGTCCGGGCCGATGGGTCCTCGATCACCCAGCGCGAGGCTCAGCTGGACGTGCTGCGGGACTGCCTCGCGGCGATGGATGCGGGACTGCGCGTCCTGGAGTCCACCGGCCACCCGCTGGCCGCGCAGGCGCGGCTCGGACAGCTTCTGCGCATGGATGTCCCCCGGTTGGCGCAGATCGCACGCACGCACCCGGATGCCGCGTACCGCCGCGCGCTCGGCGCGTTCACCCGCGAGATCTGGGCCCGCGCCGGCAGCGCACGCGCAGACCTGGATGCGGCATCCGCCACCGTGGTCGACGCCGCGCGACTGTGGTAG
- the nadB gene encoding L-aspartate oxidase, translating into MTAPVHAIVVGSGIAGLTVALHALGHGCRVTLVTKDVLEHANTRYAQGGIAGVMFDDDRAEDHLRDTLTAGAGLGDPAAVRVLVEEGPARIRELIALGVAFDRGADGAFVKGLEAAHSYPRILHSGGDATGTAIEKALVARLRASSVRVLEHAFLVDLVRQGERITGVDLLIGEPAGSDAAPTAAGRRERIHADAVVLATGGAGELYAHTTNPAVATADGIAAALRAGADVTDLEFFQFHPTVLEGANTAAGPRAGDAEPGAGGSFLVSEAVRGEGATLIDETGRRFAFDAHPDGELAPRDVVARAIARQMEAQGGRPVFLDATHLRPTPEALAEFLARRFPTIDRAVRDRGLDWSREPIPVTPAAHYLMGGVRTDLAGRTSIPGLYAVGEVARTGVHGANRLASNSLLEGAVFGARAGDAIAADAVSGRWTGPAQPAIARDLDPVRPDSAGLEPDSVPRFSRAALQELMWEHAGLVRDAAGLEHAGSVLASWRALPRVRRTEAEFEDENLLLVAEELVRAALRRRDSLGAHFRRDDLPRPDRAAVSSVSGVLAGRGA; encoded by the coding sequence ATGACGGCGCCGGTGCACGCGATCGTCGTCGGCAGCGGCATCGCCGGCCTCACCGTCGCGCTGCACGCGCTCGGGCACGGCTGCCGCGTCACGCTGGTGACCAAGGACGTGCTCGAGCACGCCAACACCCGGTACGCGCAGGGCGGCATCGCCGGCGTGATGTTCGACGATGACCGCGCCGAGGATCACCTCCGGGACACGCTGACCGCCGGAGCGGGCCTGGGCGACCCGGCTGCGGTGCGCGTCCTCGTCGAGGAGGGCCCGGCCCGCATCCGCGAACTGATCGCCCTCGGCGTCGCGTTCGACCGCGGTGCGGACGGCGCGTTCGTGAAGGGGCTCGAGGCCGCGCACTCCTATCCGCGCATCCTGCACTCCGGCGGTGACGCGACCGGCACCGCGATCGAGAAGGCGCTCGTCGCACGGCTGCGTGCGAGCAGCGTGCGGGTCCTCGAGCACGCGTTCCTGGTGGACCTCGTCCGGCAGGGTGAGCGCATCACCGGCGTCGACCTGCTGATCGGGGAGCCGGCAGGCTCGGATGCCGCACCGACAGCTGCCGGCCGCCGCGAGCGGATCCACGCCGATGCGGTCGTGCTGGCCACCGGCGGCGCCGGTGAGCTTTACGCGCACACCACCAACCCCGCCGTCGCCACCGCGGACGGCATCGCGGCCGCGCTGCGCGCCGGTGCGGATGTCACCGACCTCGAGTTCTTCCAGTTCCACCCGACCGTCCTGGAAGGCGCGAACACCGCGGCCGGACCACGAGCGGGCGATGCCGAACCGGGCGCGGGTGGCTCGTTCCTCGTCTCGGAGGCGGTCCGCGGCGAGGGCGCGACGCTGATCGACGAGACCGGGCGGCGCTTCGCGTTCGATGCGCACCCGGACGGCGAACTGGCACCGCGCGATGTCGTCGCACGGGCGATCGCACGGCAGATGGAGGCCCAGGGCGGACGCCCGGTGTTCCTGGACGCCACCCATCTGCGCCCGACACCGGAGGCGCTGGCCGAATTCCTCGCCCGCCGGTTCCCGACCATCGACCGCGCCGTTCGCGACCGCGGCCTGGACTGGTCCCGCGAACCGATCCCGGTGACCCCGGCCGCGCACTACCTGATGGGCGGCGTGAGGACCGACCTGGCCGGACGGACCAGCATCCCCGGTCTCTACGCCGTCGGTGAGGTGGCCCGGACCGGAGTGCACGGCGCCAACCGCCTCGCCTCCAACTCCCTCCTGGAGGGCGCCGTCTTCGGCGCACGCGCCGGCGACGCCATCGCGGCGGACGCGGTCTCCGGCCGCTGGACCGGCCCCGCGCAACCCGCCATCGCACGCGACCTGGACCCGGTACGTCCGGATTCCGCCGGCCTCGAGCCGGACTCGGTGCCCCGGTTCAGCCGGGCCGCGCTGCAGGAGCTGATGTGGGAGCACGCCGGACTCGTCCGTGACGCCGCGGGGCTGGAGCACGCCGGATCCGTCCTCGCGTCGTGGCGCGCACTCCCACGCGTCCGGCGCACCGAGGCCGAGTTCGAGGACGAGAACCTCCTGCTCGTCGCCGAGGAACTCGTCCGCGCGGCGCTGCGCCGCCGCGACTCGCTCGGCGCGCACTTCCGCCGTGACGACCTCCCGCGGCCGGACCGCGCCGCGGTGTCGTCGGTCTCAGGCGTGCTGGCCGGCAGGGGCGCCTGA
- the gcvH gene encoding glycine cleavage system protein GcvH: MTDLNSLKYTAEHEWVALDGDVATIGITDYAADKLGDVVFIDLPGVDSGVSAGQVVGEIESTKSVGELYAPLTGAVVGVNQAVVDDPSMVNADPYGDGWLMKLKVDSSDASELLDREAYVALTGGDA; the protein is encoded by the coding sequence GTGACCGACCTCAACAGCCTCAAATACACCGCCGAGCACGAGTGGGTCGCCTTGGACGGCGATGTGGCCACCATCGGCATCACCGACTACGCCGCCGACAAACTCGGCGATGTCGTCTTCATCGACCTGCCCGGGGTCGACTCCGGCGTCTCGGCCGGCCAGGTCGTCGGCGAGATCGAGTCGACCAAGTCGGTCGGCGAGCTGTACGCACCCCTCACCGGCGCCGTCGTGGGTGTCAACCAGGCCGTCGTGGATGACCCGTCCATGGTCAACGCCGACCCGTACGGTGACGGATGGCTGATGAAGCTGAAAGTCGACAGCTCGGATGCGTCCGAGCTGCTCGATCGCGAAGCCTACGTCGCGCTGACCGGCGGCGACGCGTGA
- a CDS encoding cysteine desulfurase family protein, whose translation MLYLDNAATTPVRREVLEAMMPFLTRWFGNPSSRHTVGEAAADALADARSRVARVLGMRPGDVIFTSGGTESNNLVVKGAAIAAASGRGARHLVTTPVEHESILESAAYLARVHGFEVTHVPVDRSGRVSPADVAGAVREDTALVSLGYANNETGTVQDIVAVTAAVRATGVRAPIHIDAVQAAGWLPLDAGELGVDAVSLAGHKLGAPKGTGVLAIRARVPLEPLMHGGGQERGRRSGTEDVAGAVGFATALELAEAERAAASARVGDLRDRFIARVLDRVPTARLTGDAVHRLPGTASFTFAGTSGEAVLLELERRGVVSSSGSACAAGSDEPSHVLLAMGVPPDLAQTAVRFTFPHHLDRPLDAVADAVAASVLAVQSGG comes from the coding sequence ATGCTCTATCTCGACAACGCGGCCACGACACCCGTCCGGCGCGAGGTGCTCGAGGCGATGATGCCGTTCCTGACCCGCTGGTTCGGAAACCCGTCGAGCCGTCACACCGTGGGCGAAGCCGCCGCCGACGCCTTGGCGGATGCCCGCTCCCGTGTCGCCCGCGTGCTGGGGATGCGCCCCGGCGACGTGATCTTCACCTCCGGCGGCACCGAGTCCAACAACCTGGTGGTGAAGGGCGCCGCCATCGCCGCGGCGAGCGGCCGCGGCGCGAGACACCTGGTCACCACTCCCGTCGAGCACGAATCGATCCTGGAGTCGGCCGCCTACCTGGCGCGCGTCCACGGGTTCGAGGTGACGCACGTCCCGGTTGACCGGTCCGGCCGGGTCTCCCCCGCCGACGTCGCCGGCGCCGTGCGCGAAGACACCGCCCTGGTCAGCCTCGGCTATGCGAACAACGAAACCGGCACTGTGCAGGACATCGTCGCCGTGACGGCGGCCGTACGCGCCACCGGGGTGCGCGCGCCGATCCACATCGACGCGGTCCAGGCCGCCGGTTGGCTGCCGCTGGATGCGGGCGAGCTGGGGGTGGACGCGGTCTCGCTGGCCGGCCACAAGCTCGGCGCGCCGAAGGGGACCGGCGTCCTGGCCATTCGCGCCCGCGTGCCGCTGGAACCGCTGATGCACGGCGGCGGGCAGGAGCGCGGCCGCCGAAGCGGCACCGAGGATGTCGCCGGCGCCGTGGGGTTCGCCACCGCCCTCGAGCTGGCCGAGGCGGAGCGTGCGGCGGCATCCGCCCGCGTCGGCGACCTGCGGGACCGGTTCATCGCCCGCGTGCTGGACCGGGTCCCGACAGCACGTCTCACCGGCGACGCGGTCCACCGTCTCCCCGGGACGGCCAGCTTCACGTTCGCGGGCACCAGCGGCGAGGCGGTCCTGCTCGAGCTGGAGCGCCGCGGCGTGGTCTCCTCCAGCGGCTCGGCGTGCGCGGCGGGCAGCGACGAGCCCTCGCACGTCCTGCTGGCGATGGGCGTGCCGCCGGACCTGGCCCAGACCGCGGTGCGGTTCACCTTCCCCCACCACCTCGATCGGCCCCTGGATGCCGTAGCGGACGCGGTTGCGGCATCCGTCCTCGCCGTACAATCGGGCGGGTGA
- the gcvT gene encoding glycine cleavage system aminomethyltransferase GcvT → MTSPRYTPLRDRHESLGASFTDFGGWAMPVRYSSELAEHRAVRTAAGLFDISHMAEFFVSGPGAGEYLDYVLAGRLSTLPVGRAKYSLLLSERGGIVDDLIVYRLEEESFLVIANAGNRDAVAAALAAAAVGRGVTVVDATDDHCLIAVQGPAARAVLDATVGLAQSASPLDDLTYYAATWASFEGQTVLIARTGYTGEDGYELLIPNGSAAALWDAVLSAGAPFGLVPAGLAARDTLRLEAGMPLYGHELSPDIVPAQVGLARVVAIDKDDFVGRTGLAAVVAADAPVLVGLAAEGKRAGRAGYAVLDAAGTAVGEVTSGALSPTLGHPIAMALVSPAHSSAGTELFIDVRGTRVPATVTPLPFYRRTA, encoded by the coding sequence ATGACATCGCCCCGCTACACACCGCTTCGCGACCGGCACGAGTCGCTCGGAGCTTCGTTCACGGACTTCGGCGGCTGGGCGATGCCGGTGCGCTACTCGTCGGAGCTCGCCGAGCACCGTGCCGTGCGCACCGCCGCCGGATTGTTCGACATCTCGCACATGGCGGAGTTCTTCGTCTCCGGCCCCGGGGCGGGCGAGTACCTGGACTACGTCCTGGCCGGTCGCCTGTCCACCCTGCCGGTGGGCCGGGCGAAGTATTCGCTGCTGTTGTCCGAGCGCGGTGGGATCGTCGATGACCTGATCGTCTACCGCCTCGAGGAGGAGTCGTTCCTCGTCATCGCCAACGCCGGCAACCGCGACGCCGTCGCGGCGGCGCTCGCCGCGGCGGCGGTGGGGAGAGGGGTGACCGTGGTGGACGCGACTGATGACCACTGCCTGATCGCGGTGCAGGGCCCCGCTGCCCGGGCAGTGCTGGACGCGACGGTCGGACTGGCGCAATCGGCCTCCCCGCTCGATGACCTCACGTACTACGCCGCCACCTGGGCGAGTTTCGAGGGGCAGACCGTGCTGATCGCGCGCACCGGCTACACCGGCGAGGACGGGTACGAACTGCTCATCCCGAACGGGTCCGCCGCCGCACTCTGGGACGCTGTGCTGTCCGCCGGCGCGCCGTTCGGGCTGGTGCCGGCGGGGCTGGCCGCCCGCGACACGCTGCGCCTCGAAGCGGGCATGCCGCTGTACGGACATGAGCTGTCCCCAGACATCGTCCCGGCCCAGGTCGGGCTGGCCCGCGTCGTGGCCATCGACAAGGACGACTTCGTCGGCCGCACCGGACTGGCCGCCGTCGTCGCGGCGGATGCGCCCGTGCTGGTGGGGCTCGCCGCCGAGGGCAAGCGCGCCGGACGCGCCGGCTACGCGGTGCTGGATGCGGCCGGCACCGCGGTCGGCGAGGTCACCAGTGGCGCATTGAGCCCGACCCTCGGTCATCCCATCGCGATGGCTCTGGTCTCACCCGCGCATAGCAGCGCAGGCACCGAACTGTTCATCGACGTGCGCGGTACGCGCGTTCCCGCGACCGTGACCCCCCTGCCGTTCTACCGGCGCACTGCGTGA
- a CDS encoding NUDIX hydrolase — protein sequence MTQTTASAGTPEGVPAPEDVTRVAVSTVIFTLRRDPHDDRSTVALPLVRRTRDPHAGLWALPGGWLNPTESLDAAASRTLAETTRIAPSYLEQLYAFGAVDRSPTRVVSIVYWALVRPDEIPSDVVENVAWFDAAELPRLAFDHNEIVEYALWRLRNKVGYSRIAHGLLADAFTLAELREVYESILGRRLDPANFRRQVENSGTLIPTDRFRTGSHRPARLYRYNQDVELADRGPLVVRH from the coding sequence ATGACACAAACAACCGCGAGTGCCGGCACGCCGGAGGGCGTCCCCGCGCCCGAGGACGTGACCCGCGTTGCGGTCTCGACGGTGATCTTCACGCTGCGCCGCGACCCGCACGACGACCGCTCCACCGTGGCCCTGCCGCTGGTGCGTCGCACGCGTGATCCGCACGCGGGTCTGTGGGCTCTTCCCGGCGGCTGGCTGAACCCGACCGAGAGTCTGGATGCCGCGGCATCCCGCACCCTGGCCGAGACGACCCGGATCGCGCCCAGCTACCTCGAGCAGCTGTACGCCTTCGGAGCGGTCGACCGCTCCCCCACCCGGGTCGTCTCGATCGTCTACTGGGCGCTGGTGCGTCCGGACGAGATCCCGAGCGATGTCGTCGAGAACGTCGCCTGGTTCGACGCGGCAGAGCTGCCGCGACTGGCCTTCGACCACAACGAGATCGTCGAGTACGCCCTGTGGCGGCTGCGCAACAAGGTGGGGTACAGCCGGATCGCGCATGGGCTGCTGGCCGACGCGTTCACGCTCGCCGAACTGCGCGAGGTCTACGAGTCGATTCTGGGTCGGCGCCTGGACCCCGCGAACTTCCGCCGCCAGGTGGAGAACTCCGGGACGCTGATCCCCACCGACCGCTTCCGCACCGGCAGCCACCGCCCCGCGCGGCTGTACCGCTACAACCAGGACGTCGAACTCGCAGACCGCGGGCCTCTCGTCGTCCGCCACTGA
- the nadA gene encoding quinolinate synthase NadA has product MSAPVLIPQPRSADPSVDHTIQAIVTGASTTETCTTELAAGPWNFDSRPGYGPGSSMGDVIPTGSPRQGELPMEYREASAEQLDLRVRAAKATLGDRVKILGHFYQREEVVRHADYIGDSFQLANAAKAHPEAEAIVFCGVHFMAETADLLSRPEQAVILPNLAAGCSMADMADIDQVEDCWEQLAEIYGDMDAPDAAGRVPVIPVTYMNSSAAIKGFVGRHGGIVCTSSNAQTVLEWAFERGRRVLFFPDQHLGRNTAKAMGVPLEHMPMWNPRKPLGGATPGELAAARVILWHGFCSVHRRFTVDQIDKARAEHPGVRVIVHPECPMAVVDAADESGSTDYIRRAIEGASEPTTFAIGTEVNLVQRLAADHPQHTIFCLDPVVCPCSTMYRIHPGYLAWVLEGLVAGRILNRISVPQDVAGPARIALERMLAAKPPAAAASGWENAS; this is encoded by the coding sequence ATGTCCGCACCAGTCCTCATCCCCCAGCCTCGCTCGGCCGACCCGTCCGTGGATCACACGATCCAGGCGATCGTGACGGGCGCATCGACCACCGAGACCTGCACGACGGAGCTCGCCGCCGGGCCGTGGAACTTCGACTCCCGGCCGGGATACGGCCCCGGGTCCTCGATGGGCGATGTCATCCCGACCGGCTCGCCCCGTCAGGGCGAGTTGCCGATGGAGTACCGCGAGGCGTCGGCGGAGCAGCTGGACCTGCGCGTGCGGGCGGCGAAGGCCACGCTCGGCGACCGGGTCAAGATCCTCGGCCACTTCTACCAGCGCGAAGAGGTGGTGCGGCACGCCGACTACATCGGCGACTCGTTCCAGCTGGCCAACGCCGCCAAGGCCCACCCCGAGGCCGAGGCGATCGTCTTCTGCGGCGTGCATTTCATGGCCGAGACCGCCGACCTGCTCTCCAGGCCCGAGCAGGCCGTCATCCTGCCGAACCTCGCCGCGGGCTGTTCGATGGCCGACATGGCCGACATCGACCAGGTCGAAGACTGCTGGGAGCAGCTCGCGGAGATCTACGGCGACATGGACGCCCCGGATGCCGCGGGCCGGGTCCCGGTGATCCCGGTCACGTACATGAATTCCTCCGCGGCGATCAAGGGATTCGTGGGACGCCACGGCGGCATCGTCTGCACGTCCTCGAACGCGCAGACCGTGCTGGAGTGGGCATTCGAGCGTGGACGCCGCGTCCTGTTCTTCCCGGACCAGCACCTGGGCCGCAACACCGCGAAGGCGATGGGCGTGCCGCTCGAGCACATGCCGATGTGGAACCCGCGCAAGCCGCTGGGCGGTGCGACGCCGGGCGAACTGGCGGCGGCCCGCGTGATCCTGTGGCACGGCTTCTGCTCGGTGCATCGCCGGTTCACCGTCGACCAGATCGACAAGGCGCGGGCGGAGCACCCAGGCGTGCGTGTGATCGTGCACCCGGAGTGCCCGATGGCCGTCGTGGACGCCGCAGACGAATCCGGGTCCACCGACTACATCCGCCGGGCGATCGAGGGCGCGAGCGAGCCCACGACGTTCGCGATCGGCACCGAGGTGAACCTGGTGCAGCGTCTGGCGGCGGACCACCCGCAGCACACGATCTTCTGCCTGGACCCGGTGGTGTGCCCCTGCTCGACCATGTACCGCATCCACCCCGGCTACCTGGCGTGGGTGCTCGAGGGCCTGGTCGCCGGCCGGATCCTGAACCGCATCAGCGTGCCGCAGGACGTCGCCGGTCCGGCCCGGATCGCGCTGGAGCGGATGCTGGCGGCCAAGCCGCCCGCCGCCGCGGCATCCGGCTGGGAGAACGCCTCATGA
- a CDS encoding MarP family serine protease — translation MLVIDIVLIGLLVLALVVGLQRGLLASLGVLIGIVLGGLAAFWLVPIVNELWPWPTTRVVAVIALVLVLLVAGATAIGAIGAALRRGVDRTPLRAVDRLLGGALAVLAGALSLSLIGSSVAATGTPVVSTALKSSQVLRTISSVTPAPVAEALARVRSAVMEDALPRLGELLELDIEPSAPPVALDDPLLADAAASVARVSGVAFACGTSAAGSGFVIAPDRVVTNAHVVAGVQTPIVELPGVPAREGRIVYFDPIDDLAVIAVDGLGASALPVVPPLSPGTAGVIQGYPFGGPFSMVNAEVISAGAAEVPDIYGESTALRDIYALAAQVNPGNSGGPLLTADGAVGGVVFARAEADSDRGYAMTTAELEPILAGATGWTDAASSGRCIG, via the coding sequence GTGCTCGTCATCGACATCGTGCTGATCGGGCTGCTCGTTCTCGCGCTGGTCGTCGGTCTGCAGCGCGGCTTGCTCGCCAGCCTGGGCGTCCTGATCGGCATCGTGCTGGGCGGCTTGGCGGCGTTCTGGCTCGTGCCGATCGTCAATGAGCTCTGGCCGTGGCCGACCACGCGGGTGGTGGCGGTGATCGCGCTGGTGCTGGTTCTGCTGGTAGCCGGGGCGACCGCGATCGGCGCGATCGGCGCCGCACTGCGACGCGGGGTCGACCGGACGCCGCTGCGGGCCGTCGACCGCCTGCTCGGCGGCGCGCTCGCGGTCCTCGCCGGAGCGTTGTCACTGAGCCTGATCGGCTCCAGCGTCGCGGCGACCGGGACGCCGGTGGTCTCGACCGCCCTGAAGTCTTCACAGGTGCTCCGGACGATCTCCTCAGTGACGCCCGCACCGGTGGCGGAGGCGCTGGCCCGAGTGCGCTCGGCGGTGATGGAGGACGCGCTCCCGCGGCTGGGAGAGCTGCTGGAACTGGACATCGAGCCCAGCGCTCCGCCGGTGGCGCTGGATGACCCGCTGCTGGCCGACGCCGCGGCATCCGTCGCGCGCGTGTCGGGCGTGGCGTTCGCCTGCGGCACCAGCGCTGCCGGGTCCGGCTTCGTCATCGCGCCGGACCGTGTGGTGACCAACGCCCACGTGGTCGCAGGCGTCCAGACCCCGATCGTCGAACTCCCGGGCGTCCCGGCGCGCGAGGGTCGGATCGTGTACTTCGACCCGATCGATGACCTCGCCGTGATCGCCGTCGATGGACTCGGCGCCTCCGCGCTGCCGGTGGTGCCACCGCTGAGCCCCGGAACGGCGGGCGTCATCCAGGGCTACCCGTTCGGCGGACCCTTCTCGATGGTGAACGCCGAAGTGATCTCCGCCGGGGCGGCGGAGGTGCCGGACATCTACGGCGAGTCGACCGCTCTGCGGGACATCTATGCCCTGGCGGCGCAGGTCAATCCCGGCAACTCGGGCGGCCCCCTGCTGACCGCCGACGGCGCGGTGGGCGGGGTGGTCTTCGCGCGGGCGGAGGCGGACTCGGACCGCGGCTACGCGATGACCACGGCTGAGCTCGAGCCCATCCTCGCCGGCGCCACCGGCTGGACGGATGCCGCTTCGTCGGGGCGCTGCATCGGCTGA
- the nadC gene encoding carboxylating nicotinate-nucleotide diphosphorylase produces the protein MLTRTTIDRVVGSALEEDAPWGDLTSEMLIPDTATGRAELVAREAGVFSGADVFRAAFRLTDPAIDVQLHVADGTSFVPGAVLAVVSGPARGMLTAERIGLNFVQRMSGIATLTARYVAEVAHTGARIVDTRKTTPGLRAFERHAVTAGGGHNHRFSLSDAVMAKDNHLAVLANKGVSVTAALQGAIARLPHTTHVEVEVDRLEQIEPVLAAGIGTIMLDNFSLDDLRRGVEQIAGRATVEASGGVSLDTVRAIAETGVDVISVGALTHSARALDLGLDIRIF, from the coding sequence ATGCTCACCAGGACCACCATCGACCGGGTCGTGGGCAGCGCGCTCGAAGAGGACGCTCCGTGGGGCGATCTGACCAGCGAGATGCTCATTCCCGACACGGCGACGGGCCGGGCCGAGCTGGTCGCGCGCGAAGCCGGCGTCTTCAGCGGCGCCGACGTCTTCCGCGCCGCTTTCCGCCTCACCGACCCTGCGATCGACGTGCAGCTGCACGTCGCGGACGGGACGTCCTTCGTCCCGGGCGCTGTGCTGGCGGTGGTGTCCGGACCGGCCCGCGGCATGCTCACCGCGGAGCGGATCGGCTTGAACTTCGTGCAGCGGATGTCCGGGATCGCCACGCTCACGGCGCGCTACGTCGCCGAGGTCGCCCACACGGGTGCCCGCATCGTCGACACCCGCAAGACCACACCGGGACTGCGCGCCTTCGAACGGCACGCGGTCACGGCCGGCGGCGGCCACAACCACCGCTTCTCGCTCTCGGATGCCGTCATGGCCAAGGACAACCACCTCGCGGTGCTGGCGAACAAGGGCGTGTCGGTGACGGCCGCGCTGCAGGGTGCGATCGCCCGTCTTCCGCACACGACCCACGTCGAGGTGGAGGTGGACCGGCTCGAGCAGATCGAGCCCGTCCTGGCCGCCGGCATCGGCACGATCATGCTGGACAACTTCTCGTTGGATGACCTGCGCCGCGGCGTCGAGCAGATCGCCGGCAGGGCGACGGTGGAAGCGTCCGGGGGCGTGTCGCTGGACACGGTGCGCGCGATCGCCGAGACCGGCGTGGATGTCATCTCGGTCGGTGCGCTCACCCACTCCGCCCGTGCTCTGGACCTCGGCCTGGACATCCGCATCTTCTGA